In Mugil cephalus isolate CIBA_MC_2020 chromosome 11, CIBA_Mcephalus_1.1, whole genome shotgun sequence, the genomic window GCCTCAGTTGTAGGTCCATGTGCACCCACACAGAAATTTAACTAAACGTTGAGCTCACAACGGCTGTACTTTGGTCTGAAATACGTTTTCTAATTCATGACTCAGAGGTTGGACAAGCACAGATAATTCATTCTCCTACTGCTTCCAATGCTCTCTCTATTCAGATTAGTCAGGTGTGGGATCAGTAAAAGTATGACACAGCTGATGAGCTGCCAGCTACGTGAATAATTACAGAACAACCAAAAAAGTGTCAAAACCCTGCTGTACTCTACCTGCTGGACATGATTTGGCAGATGGAAAAGGTTAGAGACTAGCTTGTAAACATGTTGTACCATTCAGCTGATAATCAACCAAATAATTCCCTCTGAAATTGGTAGAGCCAAAAATAGAACACAAACAAAGGTGGTTATCGGACTAACATCTgccaaggagaaaaaaaaacaaaaagataatgTTGTTCTGCATCTCATGCATAAATATAGGACTGTTTGTATGGCAACCAAAACCAtacttttgtgtcattttaaaggGGCACGAACCAGATCGTCTACTCcatgtgtttcctcttttaacaggaaatatGCTCTCTCGTGGTTGGTCCTTCTCCACTCCTAGCAGCTTAACAGGATTAAAAGGGTCATGCATCGTCATTCCTTGCAAATTCACCTACGACAACAACAAGCCCTCTGACCTCCGAGTTTTATGGTTCTTGTATCAGAGCAATCAATACCCAGCTGTATTTAACCCAAGAACAAGCAATGTTATTAGCAAATATAATGGGATAACCAGCCTGGTTGGATCTGTGGCAGAGAATAATTGTAGTCTTAAAATCGAGAGGCTGGAGATGTCACACAACCAGGACCGAATCTACCCATGGATAGATAAGAACCCCATTACTTCCTACCACACAATGGGCCACACGTTTTATGACAAAACCACTCAGCTAACTGTTGAAGGTAagtgttcattcatttcatatttttcgGTCAGTATCTAAATAAACATACTGAGCCAAAAGTGCAGTCATTTCCTTAACATTTCTTTCATGGTTATTTCAGAAAGAATGTGTTCTTGGCAAATCCATGACATCAAAGTTATAGTCTCTACTCTGTGACTCAAATATGGAATCagtattactttttatttgtgattaCTAAATGTACTTACCAGCGATTACAAGAACAGAAGTTCCTCTTTCACTTCTGCTCTCTCTCATTATTTTGATTACTTAGAACATGCACAGGAACCTCAGCTGAGCATCAGTGGTATCCCCAGGGTGggagagcagagcacagtgtcCTGCAGTGTGCGCCATACATGCCTATCAGCTCCCCCGACCCTGACCCTAAATGGTGTAACTGGAACAGACAACATGGTGGACACACTGGTGTCTGATGGGATTTGGGAAAGAACCTTAGAGCGATCGTGGACTGTAGAAGAAGAGAACCAGAATGTGAAGTGTACTGTTAGCTACCCAACTGGAGGTCAGACAGCTGCAAGTGAGCTTCCACTAAATGTTGAATGTAAGTATAAGATCAGATGCTACTTTTAACTTGAACCAAATTTGGCCATAGCTCTAAGCCTCACTGTCACATTTCTGCTCAGGTCCATACGAAGAAATCAAAATGGTCGAACCACCAGGCGAGACAACAGAGGGTGTGGCAAAGAGTGTCATTTGTTCTGTTACTTACAAGTGCAAGAAAAATACTCCAACCATCAGGTGGAACTACGAAGAGATGCAGAGttcattaaaaaccaaaaagatGCCTGACAATAAATACACCACAGTATCAAATCTCACTTTTATTGGCTCTATGGATGATGATGGTAAACCTTTGACTTGCACTGCTAAGTTTGTTTCCGGAGAGACCTCAGACTCAGCCAGTCTTCATATAAAGAGTGAGTTCCTATTGCCGCACAGTTGTTACTAAGTAGTTTAACACAAGATGCAGGACACAACTTAGCTTCTTTGTGGAGATAAGTCGTGAAGGTGTGTTGAATGAAGCAGGCAGTCAGTTAGTTTTgcttaacttagcttagcacaacaTCATGGTTGAGGTCATAAATCTTATCTGAACATTATAAGTAGCTTAACTTGCTTTTTAATCCGTAGTGCTAAAATGACAATTGTTgtcatttatgttttagtttctaATAAATTCATTGGATGTAACGTGGTCAGTTGTGACACTTTAGAGATGATGCCAAGTCTAATATGATATCTTTTCACAAatctgtttcctcctttgttaCACATGAATCACAAGTAACTGGCTAATGAGAATGAACAGATCAGAATATTTtctaaaactgaaaactaaagaAGATTTAATTTCTAAactattgtctttttttcagaaTACGAGAAACCAGTTGATCCTCATGAAAATGACAGTAGGTgtatttctctcctcttttaaaAGTCATCCCTCTGTCACAAGAGGATtcattgtttctgtcttctgttgGCAGCGTTCTCTGTTCTGGTGGCCGACGTTCCCTTCAGATTCAGCGCCCTGCCCCGGTCCTGTGTGGTGATTCCCTGCAGTTTCCAACACGAACAGGACGAGCCTATGACTCGAGGCATTTGGtccaaaaaaaaggggggagttGTCTACCATAATGGTCAGAGTCATGTACTTGACCACTTTAAGGGCCGAACCAGAATGTTAGGAAATTTGAATGAGGGGAACTGTTCACTGGAGATTGACGACATCAAGCCCTTTGACAACGGGCCTTTCTGTTTCCATGCTGAAAAAGGAGATGACCAGTACAGATTCaacaacagctgtgtttttgttgttatgaaAGGTCTGGTGACACTGTTACCTGTCCGAATATTCAAATATGCCAAGCGATTTGATTGTTTGCTTCCTAagcttttgtcttcttctttgttttccatGCTCAGCTTCCCCAGGAAAACCAGAGATGACCACAATCCCAGCAGAAGTGGATGCTGATTCAACCTTGACCGTCTCATGTTCGGTTACACACACATGTCCGTCACATGCTCCCCAGTTTTCATGGAGTGTCCCCAGCATCACCAGTGATGTCTCACACACCTTGATGTCTGGAGGGGTCTGGCAGACCACTTCAACCATCACTTTCAGGGCTGCTGGAGTCAGAAACCTAACCTGTACTGCCACCTTTTGGCCTGAAAATCAACAAGCCAGCACAGTCCAGCTGAATGTGAAGGGTTAGAGCTCAAAGTTCAtccaaactgtaaatgtaatgcAAATATCACATCCGTtgagctgtgtgttttctttgcatccCCAGAACCTCTGAGCTTTACTCCAGTCATTGCAGTCCCACTTGTAGTCCTGATCCTAATCATCTTAGCTGTGGTGTTAGGAGTCTTCATCTGCAGGAGAAGGTAGGGTAAAAAGATGTCAGTTTGCAATGTTAATGACTCACCACTGGACTTCGTTTTGAGTTGAAAATATGTTGTTTCCTGACCTACAGGAGGCACACTGAGGACTCAATGAAACCACCACCTCGACCGGAGAAAAGGCATGAACTTAAAAATACATGTGCACGATGTTTACTTATGTCATACATGGCACATAAGAAGGAGATTGTGATGGTACAGAGTGAACTTTATCAGCAAGTGATTCAAATTGCCACACTGTATTCTTTTTATCACGATGCATGAGTCAGTTGTATACAAGCATGACTTCAATGTGCTGAGAAAACTTTAAGTTTTAGTTGTCACTGACtttatattttcacaaaaaataataataataataataacacttaAATATCTGTCTCTGCAATTGAAACTTTCAGGAGATCAATGTGGGACAGATTGTCCAGGTAAGCTTTGTTTaagacagttttctttttaagtatTAGTATATGAGACACACGCAGTGATTACCTTTTTATCTTGTCtcacttaaaaaatatatatacacccATCAAAATGCACAGGAGATACGCTGAAGACAGGGAGAGACCCCCCAGGCCGGAAAAACGGTACAGCccgcttttttaaaataaataaatagacaaagGCACTGAGCAATAACACTGTTCTTTTCATACAGGAGGTCCTTGTGGAGCAGATTTTCCAGGTAAAAACGTCCTACAGCAAACATGGACTTTTAGTCctaaactgaaatatttcagagCTACAACCATACCTTTTGTTAAGCAGAATGGAGGACGATCGCATCTCATGGCAAAATGAGAGGAGACCCAGGTAGGTGCTCTTCAGTGCTTCTGGGTTAAGATGCGATTAAATAAacggtttcattttttaaaaattgccATCTTATTTCAGGAATTCTTTCTGGAGCAGATTTTCAAGGTACCTCTTCCTCTGTTAGACAAAAAGACCGGACATCaactgaaaatataatataaatgaaatgttttttactCTTGCAGGCGCCAAGACAACGTTGCGAACGTCAGCGTGGGCTATTTGTAAGTGTTTGTCAGTGTTCCTCAACTATTGTAACAGTAAGCACCGACAGAAGCTGATGTGTTGTgatttccttctcctcctacaGAAACAACACCAACACTGTAATCACCCACACCCATGGCTCCAAGCCACGCTTTCCATCCCCAAAGAAGTGTGTTTTTCCGACCACATGTTACTTTACATGACAgacatttgtctttctttttacttgtatATTGATATCATGTTTCCTCTTGTGTTCCAATCCAGTAACCGGAAGAAGCCTCACAATGTCAGGCCTGAGGTGAGTAGTGTGGTGTGGAGGAGTAACACTTGCATCATCAATCATGAATTAAAGGCATTTGTTTCATGGGCCTtgactatatataaaatattaaattaaaccagtggctaattttaaaaataatctttcAGATTCTGagtcaaatcattttttataGAAGTGAAAAGCAACTTTATTGACTTTAGACTGGATCATTAGTATGTAAGTACAGAGCAGCAGTGTTACATTGAGTGATTAACAGGTCAAGgctgagaaatatatataaataaatgagtacattttttttgtatccgtattttgtgtgtgtgctgaataACTTGTTACTGACTAAGATTTTTGTCCTTCGTATTTACTACAGGACTACCAACTGTATTCCAACATGTGAGCTCCGATAAGACGACTTCGAGACATCTTGGAAAATCTCGGGAAGAAGTCGCACGCTTCAGTGTTTCTTGCATTTTCTTGCTTCTTCACATCCAGACGTAGTATACTGTCTATCATGTGTATTTGATTGTGGGGAAGACGGCGCATTTAAATTTGATTTCCCTCAGGAAGAGCGACAGATGGAGGCAGGAGATTGTCTCCTTAATTTAACCTTCGCtaaacttcatttaaacttcctTACTTATatcaaacagaacaaaatgtcaTGGCTTATATTATGGAGACTCTCAATAAATATGCTTTTGCTTTATGATGCTAATACTCCTGTTACCTTTtatttaaacctccaaaaaattATCACAGTTAAGTAAGTAAGTTTATGTGTCAGGTACTTTAGATTTGTTTGTTGACTGcctaaatagctctttaaataaatgacaaatccCACCTCACATATTCATCTAGAATACATGTTACATGACTATAGAGAAATCACCATAAAGTCTCGCTGACTGAccttaaattggaaagagataTGTTTAAGTGATTTCATATCATCTCTAAATACCACATCTATAACATTTGgtaagaaaaactgttttccaATGTATCaataacatatattatgttGGGGCCAGTGTCCCTGTCTGTGTCCATATTAAATTAGgcaaagtcattaaatatgatgcgcaaaaaaataaataaataaaacatttaaaaatcttaatcaagagacattaaaaatgaccccaaagataataggagggttaaaatGACTTGATTTTTACAGAGGGCatcctttttttcattatcaCATTACTATAGGAGATTTAAAGCTGTAAACTTGAACGGagcattttgaaaacaaaactgtccCTCTTTAAATGGAAACCTTCGAGAAATGTCAGGTTTAATGTTCCGTTACATTGGCTctggtttttgttcagttttctgaAGAGTGTACGAGCTGCTTGATACGCAAATGGTCCATCAGGCATAGCACTGACAAATAAACTAGAATCAACCTCTGAAATAATCAAACTAAACCAACCACAACACCTTCAAACAACAAGTCATGACAGGTCAGGTTGGCTCATGCAAATCCATCTACATATTTGTAAATGGATGTGCAAAttaatacaaacacaacacatacaaatTAATTTGACTGCTGTTACATGTATGTTGATGCACTGACGTGCTTATTTTCCTGTGTAATTCAATGCGTTAGTGACTGAATCAGGGGCTCCTTGTGTCTGGTTTGGGCCCCAGTagaaaataactgacatttACGTTTTTGTCTATCATGTATCTAGATATGCTTCATCAAAAAACAGCGTCTTACCTTGTCTTAACAAAAAGGTGTTGCAAAATGGCAAGATAAACAGTAACAAGCTTTAGAAATCCACTGAGAGACAAAGCTCCACACTGGAGGTCCATTTGGAAGCACATTTCCAGGTCAGAACATCCAAAAgctttacttttaattcttttaattctCAACTTTTAATTCTCAACTGAAATACATAGTGAACCACAACGAGAGAGTAGAGGTTCATTTCcgtctgtttcattttcatttgctgaAGCACATTTTCCACCTTCTCTTAATTCCAGTGTAGATAGAAATCCCAGATATCAAATGGAACTGTAATAGACATGAAATGCTTTCAATCTTTGGAGGTGCCACAATAACACCAGGGTAACTGAAACAAGAAGCACAGAAAGAAATGATATTCTGATTAATTCTCCTCCCACAGTAACAGCACCAACACTCTAATCTGCTTCGGTCATTTCTCAGACTGCACTAACCATGCACAAAGATGTGAGTTTTCTGACAACCTGTTCCTGTGCTTCTCTAAATGACATGCTGTTCAACCATACAAGCTTCATTCAAAGTCTTTTGACGTCAGGttcatgaaaatgaattaacATGTGTGcaaattattttccatattcAAATTTGCCATGTTTTAATAATCCTTTCTgaacaggtgtttttttttctatatacttGAGCAGATTCAGTATTTGACTGATTCTGTTCAATATACCACagtatatgtaaaatatatgcagtatttatatattttatatatactgtgGTATTTTGAACAGAATCAGTTCCTTTGTAGAACCAGTAACGTGCACATTCATGAGTAGTTATACATTGCAAGGTTTAACTAGAAAAGTTATATTTCTTCTGAAGAGGctactttactttattttatttattttaatttgcattgtatatttatatatttgttcaaACTGTCCATACAGtagttttcatttacttttattccACATTGTgacattaaattatatatttatatataaacatcAGAACAGAGCTTATATGTGAGACAGGAccccaaaacacaaacaggctgTTCAGGttgattttgctttttatcAGTGGCACCAAACATTTTATCAATTTCAAACCATAATAGACTTTGGTTACACTGGCAATCGGAACAAAAACTGTGAAAGGGAATAACGTAGTTTgtactttcttttcattttaagctGCTACTCACAATTCTATGCAAAGCAGTTGCTACTGTATTCACGGGCAACATCTGAAAAGACGAAATGAACCagttacagaaaaagaaaaatcttattTTGAGGAGCTGCTTACTAAATCGTCACATCAATAGAAAGAGTGAGAACATAGGTGCAAGTACAATGAGCCAAGGCAAAGATAAAAAGTGGagaacatttctcttctttctttctccatcagctcagaaccaaaGAGATCAGTGGTGCCACCAGCAGCATGAGGCCAGCACTTGTACTGCTGGCACTGTTGCAGTTGTTGCCCTGACAGCAGCTAATTTCTGCTTGGAGCAGTGCTGGGACCAGAGTAGATTTTGTGTTCAGGCACAATGTCCTGGAGACACAGCCCTTCATGGTAATCTTTTCCCCACCTGCATTCACTGAGAGAATCCAGATCGTGTGAGTGGGTGGTCTTCAAGATTTCACTTAATACTAGAATCGACATTTCTCAAAGGGGTAAAAGAAACATGCAGTCTACGGATAGCAGGATAGGCACTTAGTGCAGGAGTCACGTTACCTGTTGCTGAGATGCAGTAGTCCTCATTTCCCTGGCAGTTTAATATTGTGTTGCAGTTTTCTCCGTCACAAGTGACGCACTTTTTACCGTTTGGATTGAGTGTGCTGGGctctgtgaaatgaaatataaGTTCTTATAACAATTTGAACCAAGGCTGGGTTACAAGCTAGGTACAAGGAAACAATGGGCGTTACCTGGGGCAGGTTGGGTGTTGCAGAGGTCGGTGTTGCAACACTTGCTGGTAACTACAGTTCTGGAGTCTCCAAAGTTGATTGAGTGCTCGACACACTCCTCAGACACCGCACATGATTTTGCATTGACATTTGCAGGAGCTGAACCACCTGCAACCAAAGAGCAGCAGTTATAAACCGGGCCAGAGACAATCACTAATTAGTACTACAGTGCACCGTACCTGAATAAGATGTCACTCTCACTGCAGCACACTGATTTGCTGGTGAAGGACACTGTGTTGTTGCTTCAGAGCAGGTTCCATCCAGTCCTGGTTTACACTCATAACATCTCAGGGTACTggctgatgaaacaaaaaatgagttCAAGATGAGTTAAATTCACTTCTCTAGTTCCCATTGTttttaaacaaatcattttaattagtaTGTTCGAGTTAACGtgctaattaaaatgttaagaaaTGCTACGATTCATACTGTATATGACTACATGCAAAGTGCAATTCCAAAGGGGTTTCTTtaaacaaagtaataaaaaaaaaagtcactgaatCATCTGAGCACAAGATGCAGACATCTGAGAAGAACAgcaataaacacaaaagcaaaaaaaaaaaaactgaaaatcaccttaaataaataaaaatacagaatactACTTACCTTCAGGGAGAAGCACAATCCCAAGGACCAGAGTGAAGAGATACATGTTGTGATGGTGAGCTACAAGTGAGTTTTAGTTTGATCTCTTAAAGGTATAAATAGTTCTCATGAGAAGGGGCTGGCTTCACCCTTCAAACCACACCTCCATTTACTGATAGTGACAACACCTGTCAATGAAAAATCCTTGACCATTTTGAATATGTATTTTCCTtcagtccagctcgggcctttctgggtggagtttgcatgttctctctgtgttcgcgtgggttctctccgggtaccgggcttcctcccacctccaaagacatgctcgttaggctgattggcgactctaaattgaccctaggtgtgcgtgtgagtgtgaatggttgtttgcctctgtgttagccctgccatagactggcgacctctccagggtgtaccccgcctctcgcccgatgccagctgggataggctccagcatcccccgcgaccctagtgcaggattaagcggtacggaagatgagatgtgattttccttcagtttttctcagtAGATTTACAACTAGACTTCCTTTCTACTATAATCTTGATGCGGATactattttacatttacatgcagtGCAAATGGAGTAAATAGTTTACTCTGAAGTGTAGGCTCATCTTATTTTCCCTATTGGCAAAGTAATGCTACCTCTGCAAACCTGGCAAAGTGTTCTgagtattaatttaaatttacataacCGATTGATTTAAAGTGTACTTTACACACTGCTAAATTAGAATATCAACATGCAGTCTACAGACAGAAGGATAGGCACTTGGTTACCAGGAATCACGTTACTAATCACGTTATTGTGTTGCACTTTTCTCCGTCACCAGTGAAGCACTTTTTGCCATTTGGATTGAGTATGCTGGGttctgtgaaattaaatgtatgttgttgttgttgtttttgttttgtttatttgttttttacaattTGAACACGCTAGGTTACAGATTGTTAATTGTCTGACTAGAATTTGATGGTCTTTAGTTGCATGAATGTGTGTACCCTGTGGTTCTGCTGTAAAAACCTAAACAATTTTAGTATCTATCGTGAATCAATTGCTTGATCATTGTATAAAATGTCACATGAGGTCAGTCAGGGATAAGTTTTCATCTCTGGAGCCAAAGTGATTTAACATATTCAAATTTCTTATCTGGTGATTTGTGCTTGGCCAACTGTCAAGAACGGAAAAATGTTAAGCTCCTTATTTTTTCACCTCaggaaaggtgaaaaaaaaagaggtgactTTTATAATTAAGGAATCAATTAAGGAATCATCAAAATCAGTGCCTTGTCAATAACCTTGTTTTTGTCGTGGTTTCATTTCTCAGCCTGTGCAATTACGACAAGAATCAGGGTAAGGCCAGTTCAGGGAACAAAGACACCGACATGAAAGCCCAGTGAGCCCTTTTAGGAAAGTGCAAGGTAAAGATCGTAAATTTTCATAAAATTGGACAATTTTGTTGTAGGCTAAATCTCATAATGGAACTTATTGTCTCATGCCCAATTATTCAGTACATCTGTATAGAGAATACCTGTGGAGCAACTGTTACGCCCGAATGCCGggaaaatgttaaagaaaacagggtggggaaaaaaacacacgagCTCGACACGGAGTATGTTCTCTTTATATCGtcatactctctctctcttttttattctttgcgctggaaaacaaacaggcaTTAACAATCAACCGCCGCGCAGCACACATCCGCCACAGGCCTGGGAGGCAAAAGCAGCCGAACACATACTAAGTGAtcacttcaacattttttacatttttaactcaaaacacataaaatgtatgaattattattctttttttaactcTCCTTTCGGAGGACTTGCCATGTTAGCATTATgaactacatttttaaattagaaAATCATGAATTATtgtcagttatgttttaacCATAACTATTATAACCATGACACATCCACAAAACCTTTacactttcagttttgttttattactactgattactccttttgaaaagtaacttaGTTAATTTACTAATTACTTGATTCTAAAAGTACTTGGTTGGTGTACTTGGATTCTAAAAGCtggattacaagttactttcaGCAACTGCCACCCCCCGACCAACTttttcttcaactctccccaaTTTACTGGTTTTGCTCCAACAGTTTTGAGACTTCTAAGTCTTTCCCTCCGTTGCTGTTTacgtttgtgttgctgtgtggtattacaataatgaaaacgtgacttgtcgcatACGTGACATCAAGACACAAGGCGCAAGTACTTGGATAAGTAAGTAATCTGAGTACCGACTTGGAAATCGAAACGTGCTACTCGATTACTAGAAAAAAGATTTGATTACTCGTTACTGAAACAAGTAGTCAGATTAGTAACTAGGTAACTTGTTACCGCCATCACTGATTGAGTCCGGACTCTATTCTCCATCCTGTGGGGGTGACAATCACAATCTCTACTCTCAGACACACGGTTGTCCTCATATGACCTGATGATGTAATGTTAGCAGGGTCTGTAagacatttttatgaaaaaaaaattttgatCCTATTTTGCCACCACTCACCTCACTTAGTGGAAATTATGCCATTTGTTAACATATTGACTTGATGTtaggcattttgttttttaaccacaACCGTGTGACGTTGGGTATCTCCTGGGCACAGTCTCCTCCAGGTTCACTCACAGATTTTCAACTCTTGAACTCTTGCAGGTTTATTCCAAAACAATCTTTGTTTGATAAAGTAGATGCCACAAGGTTTTGGTGCTATGCATGATGCCctatgtcatttttttgttttccatccaTGTAATATCATCAGTAATTTCTTGGGAGTCTTTACATTGACAATAGCAGTGTGCTGTATTGTGTTAGTAGCActgcaatttttaaaataaatgtgaaaaggtTCAATTTGATTTGTCCTGTGATTTATCCTGGTCCTCTTTCAGGATATGTCTTCGTCTGCTCCAGTGCTTGGCATGTTAGGATGCCAAGCCACTTGAAAGGATTGGTGGGTTCCTGCCTTGTCATCCCTTGTAGGTTTGACTACAATAAATATCCACCTCAGAGACCAGATCGTGTTGTTTGGTACCAGTATGTGAGTCTTGGATATCCTTTAGTTTATGATGACTGGCACCCAACTTAAGTCATTGACATATTCATGACATGGAAATACACAAGCCTATAGGACTGGATATGGGAAGACATGCAGCCTAAAGATCGAACCACTGACCTGGAGTCATCACAGACAGAAGCTTTATCCCTGGGTGGATCCAGAGAATATTAGGAAAAGCACCCACGAATTCTATGATACAACTGTAATGATTGAAGTAGNNNNNNNNNNNNNNNNNNNNNNNNNNNNNNNNNNNNNNNNNNNNNNNNNNNNNNNNNNNNNNNNNNNNNNNNNNNNNNNNNNNNNNNNNNNNNNNNNNNNNNNNNNNNNNNNNNNNNNNNNNNNNNNNNNNNNNNNNNNNNNNNNNNNNNNNNNNNNNNNNNNNNNNNNNNNNNNNNNNNNNNNNNNNNNNNNNNNNNNNNNNNNNNNNNNNNNNNNNNNNNNNNNNNNNNNNNNNNNNNNNNNNNNNNNNNNNNNNNNNNNNNNNNNNNNNNNNNNNNNNNNNNNNNNNNNNNNNNNNNNNNNNNNNNNNNNNNNNNNNNNNNNNNNNNNNNNNNNNNNNNNNNNNNNNNNNNNNNNNNNNNNNNNNNNNNNNNNNNNNNNNNNNNNNNNNNNNNNNNNNNNNNNNNNNNNNNNNNNNNNNNNNNNNNNNNNNNNNNNNNNNNNNNNNNNNNNNNNNNNNNNNNNNNNNNNNNNNNNNNNNNNNNNNNNNNNNNNNNNNGTTGGCTACAGAtggggaggagtcgtggtttagacttaactctcccatcATTGGTGGTCAGGTCGGTCCCGACCTCCAGCCACTCTGATCCTCCATTCCCCAGAGATAAACAACCCCTCTATTGTTGTCTGTCTCACATGCTTTGGTGTGAATCCCTTTTCGATATGGCAAGGTCAGCTACTTGTTTGTATCCCCTCATTTGAGGCCCTCAGACAGATGTTCTATATATCTAACTAACCTTACCACTGTCATGAGACTCTCCTCCTTTTGATCAAATGTATGTTAGTAATTTGAATACACAATTGTTGATTACGTCAATGTCCACACATCTAATATAAATCACATACGGTTATTGATTACACCAGTGTCCACACATTTAGTTCAAGTCACTTCTATGTGCTGAAAATGTTAGTATTGTTAATGTCCTCACTTCTAAATGTTAATcttaagaaaaatgtaaatactctaatattaataatgtcaACAGTGGTTagacaacacaagtttaattgcattttaacaatatatttttgGAAGCGATAGctccatttatttatatagtaggcacaaaaaaaaaagatttaagatgttttatcctcaaaaagattaaatagaaatacagcttttatcagttttatcAGTTATCTGTTAAACTCAGGAGTAGGATGaaagagagacatgaaatc contains:
- the LOC125015856 gene encoding urokinase plasminogen activator surface receptor-like, with amino-acid sequence MYLFTLVLGIVLLPEASTLRCYECKPGLDGTCSEATTQCPSPANQCAAVRVTSYSGGSAPANVNAKSCAVSEECVEHSINFGDSRTVVTSKCCNTDLCNTQPAPEPSTLNPNGKKCVTCDGENCNTILNCQGNEDYCISATVNAGGEKITMKGCVSRTLCLNTKSTLVPALLQAEISCCQGNNCNSASSTSAGLMLLVAPLISLVLS